One window from the genome of Thermaerobacter marianensis DSM 12885 encodes:
- a CDS encoding heavy metal translocating P-type ATPase gives MATLHVRVGGMHCSLCTRSIQQALRRLDGVDDVRVSLAHEEVLVRYDPVRVPVATLTDTLRDLGFTVRDPDHTDVFAEEERELARARRIAAATGGLVIAATVLMVAGRWGQVVPGLRAVIPGAQAVLALLASVGPARFVYRNAWQSLRRRILNQDVLAAAAALAGLAGGVAGLADPRFPGGAFFAATTYVLAFHAVGGYASVLVHVRASQSVRRLLSLQPAMARRLDERGDEEEVPVDELRPGDRVRIRPGERIPVDGRILHGSTAIDERLVTGEPVPRDCRPGDEVVGGSINLTGGIEVEVTRTGDDSFLHRVARQVAEARAMKPGILRLVDRVLLVYVPVVFALAAAGTLFWLLAPWLAGGRPDGVRAAYAALGVLVMGYPCALGMATPLAIVRASGEAAARGILMRSGEAFQVFRLVDTVVFDKTGTLTEGKPQVVAVAAAKRFMLVQPEASAPGDPEVQVLTLAAAAERLSEHPLGRAIVDAATGRGSELPEAEALRAEPGRGVVARVDGHQILVGNQRLLHEQGIRQDEAMARWVDHQHELGRTVVYVAVDGDLAGAIALADRPREDAAAAVAALRRQGLRTVIASGDHEGAVAAAARELGVDAFHARLLPEDKRRLVLQLQREGRKVAFVGDGINDAPSLMQADVGIAVGAGTDIAIESADVVLPARRLPAVAEARALAAASYGLTLRNVLLALAVNATGVLASLSGRVHPMWAMLAMAVSLTLVLGHTLATRLPVTAETTDASGVIQ, from the coding sequence ATGGCGACGCTCCACGTCCGGGTCGGGGGCATGCACTGCTCCCTTTGCACCCGGTCGATCCAGCAGGCGCTGCGCCGCCTGGACGGCGTCGACGACGTCCGCGTCAGCCTGGCCCACGAAGAGGTCCTCGTGCGCTACGATCCCGTTCGGGTGCCGGTGGCGACCCTCACGGACACCCTGCGCGACCTGGGTTTTACCGTACGCGATCCCGATCACACCGACGTGTTCGCCGAGGAAGAGCGAGAGCTGGCTCGAGCCCGGCGGATCGCGGCCGCCACGGGCGGCCTGGTCATCGCGGCCACGGTGCTCATGGTCGCGGGCCGCTGGGGGCAAGTTGTTCCGGGCCTTCGTGCCGTGATCCCGGGGGCCCAGGCGGTCCTGGCCCTGCTGGCTTCCGTAGGCCCCGCGCGCTTCGTGTACCGCAACGCGTGGCAGTCGTTGCGGCGGCGGATTCTCAACCAGGATGTGCTCGCGGCCGCGGCGGCCCTGGCCGGGCTCGCCGGCGGAGTCGCCGGGCTGGCCGACCCGCGCTTCCCGGGCGGTGCCTTCTTCGCCGCCACCACCTACGTCCTGGCCTTCCACGCCGTGGGGGGTTACGCCTCGGTCCTGGTCCACGTGCGGGCGTCCCAGTCGGTCCGCCGTCTGCTGTCGCTGCAGCCTGCCATGGCCCGGCGCCTGGATGAACGAGGCGACGAGGAAGAGGTGCCGGTGGACGAACTCCGCCCGGGGGACCGGGTGCGCATCCGGCCGGGGGAGCGGATCCCCGTCGACGGGCGTATCCTCCACGGCTCCACCGCCATTGACGAACGCCTGGTCACCGGCGAGCCGGTCCCCCGCGACTGCCGGCCTGGCGACGAAGTCGTCGGGGGCTCCATCAACCTGACGGGCGGGATCGAGGTGGAGGTGACCCGCACCGGCGACGACTCGTTCCTGCACCGGGTAGCGCGCCAGGTGGCCGAAGCCCGTGCCATGAAGCCGGGGATCCTGCGCCTGGTGGACCGGGTGCTCCTGGTCTACGTGCCGGTGGTCTTCGCCCTGGCCGCCGCCGGCACGCTGTTCTGGTTGCTCGCACCGTGGCTGGCCGGCGGGCGGCCGGACGGGGTACGGGCCGCCTATGCCGCCCTGGGCGTGCTGGTCATGGGCTATCCGTGTGCCCTGGGCATGGCGACGCCCCTGGCCATCGTCCGGGCCAGCGGCGAGGCCGCGGCCCGGGGCATCCTCATGCGCTCCGGCGAGGCCTTTCAGGTCTTCCGCCTGGTGGACACGGTGGTGTTCGACAAGACGGGAACCTTGACGGAAGGCAAACCCCAGGTGGTGGCCGTGGCGGCGGCGAAACGGTTCATGCTGGTCCAACCCGAAGCCTCCGCGCCGGGTGACCCCGAAGTGCAGGTTCTCACCCTGGCCGCTGCCGCCGAACGTCTCTCCGAGCATCCTTTGGGCCGGGCCATCGTCGACGCCGCCACCGGGCGGGGGTCGGAACTTCCCGAGGCCGAGGCCCTCCGGGCCGAACCGGGGCGGGGCGTCGTCGCCCGGGTGGACGGACACCAGATCCTGGTCGGCAACCAGCGACTGCTGCATGAGCAAGGGATCCGGCAGGATGAGGCCATGGCGCGTTGGGTGGACCACCAGCACGAGCTCGGGCGCACCGTGGTGTACGTGGCCGTTGACGGAGACCTGGCCGGCGCCATCGCCCTGGCCGACCGGCCCAGGGAAGACGCGGCTGCGGCGGTTGCGGCCCTGCGCCGACAGGGACTGCGGACCGTCATCGCCAGCGGTGACCACGAAGGTGCCGTCGCCGCAGCGGCACGCGAGCTCGGCGTCGACGCCTTCCACGCCCGCCTCCTGCCGGAAGACAAACGACGGCTCGTCCTGCAGCTGCAACGAGAGGGCCGGAAGGTGGCCTTCGTCGGAGACGGGATCAACGACGCCCCGTCCCTGATGCAGGCTGACGTGGGCATCGCCGTCGGGGCGGGAACGGACATCGCCATCGAATCGGCCGACGTCGTGCTCCCGGCGCGCCGCCTCCCCGCCGTCGCGGAGGCTCGGGCCCTGGCGGCGGCCAGCTACGGGCTGACCTTGCGCAATGTGCTGCTGGCACTGGCCGTGAACGCGACCGGCGTGCTCGCCTCGCTCTCGGGCCGCGTTCATCCGATGTGGGCGATGCTGGCCATGGCGGTGTCGCTGACGCTGGTTTTGGGACACACCCTGGCCACCCGGCTGCCCGTGACAGCGGAAACGACCGACGCGAGCGGGGTGATCCAGTGA
- a CDS encoding heavy metal-responsive transcriptional regulator, producing MLRIGEAARQAGVSPHALRYYESLGLIRCRRSGSGYRLYDRETLERVRFIRRAAQLGFTLEEIAQILQLRDEGRAPCSQVVAWLDEKIDHLNAQIRVLTGLRAELIALRSQAPAVPADPSGYSSGYCALLEGRAGPIPAAATRPSDHGRARSPSRAHPLRRRHGRQEGR from the coding sequence ATGCTGCGCATTGGCGAAGCGGCGCGGCAGGCGGGGGTGTCGCCGCATGCGTTGCGTTATTACGAATCCCTGGGCCTGATCCGCTGCCGGCGAAGCGGTTCCGGTTACCGCTTGTACGACCGGGAAACCCTGGAACGGGTGCGCTTCATCCGGCGAGCGGCGCAGCTTGGCTTCACCCTCGAGGAGATCGCGCAGATTCTGCAGCTCCGTGACGAGGGCCGGGCCCCCTGTAGCCAGGTGGTGGCGTGGCTGGATGAGAAGATCGACCACTTGAACGCGCAGATCCGCGTCCTCACCGGGCTTCGTGCCGAACTCATCGCCCTGCGGTCCCAGGCGCCGGCCGTGCCGGCGGATCCTTCCGGCTATTCCTCGGGCTATTGTGCCCTTCTTGAGGGACGGGCTGGCCCGATCCCGGCAGCCGCAACCAGGCCGAGCGACCATGGGCGCGCCCGGAGCCCATCGCGGGCGCACCCCCTCAGGCGGAGGCACGGCAGGCAGGAGGGCAGGTGA
- a CDS encoding ArsR/SmtB family transcription factor: protein MTRLGVPHAKEQAEESEQRQLEIRAKFFDGLANPTRLRIVELLLHRGELNVSQLVEATGVSQGQVSNQLACLKWCGYVTSRSEGRYVYYRVTDPRIRTLVELARQIVADNAEHIRTCTNLGISADRRGR, encoded by the coding sequence ATGACACGCCTGGGAGTACCCCACGCAAAAGAGCAAGCGGAAGAGTCTGAACAGCGCCAACTGGAGATCCGGGCCAAATTCTTCGATGGCCTGGCCAACCCGACGCGGCTTCGCATTGTCGAGTTGTTGCTCCATCGCGGTGAGCTGAACGTCAGCCAGCTGGTAGAAGCGACGGGCGTTTCCCAGGGCCAGGTCTCCAATCAGCTGGCGTGCCTCAAGTGGTGCGGTTACGTGACGTCACGGTCCGAGGGCCGGTACGTCTATTACCGGGTCACGGACCCACGCATCCGGACGCTGGTCGAACTCGCACGCCAGATCGTTGCGGACAATGCCGAACACATCCGCACGTGCACGAACCTGGGTATTTCCGCGGATCGGAGGGGTCGCTGA
- a CDS encoding alkylmercury lyase family protein translates to MAEFNVVTALADALREGIADSHSDPVRVIAQRWNLARSLNSDGSSLPDRLFADAPTPHHVRWNGREGWTHCILDALMLPFFNGEPAEVETVTPVRGTRIELRVSDEAVESSHPGARVAVSAAPTRGDDVRRACCPFILAFADRHEYDEWHRQHGDVVSVALTLEEAWRLARLLVRSDVAMEEGCQDDEGSGPPVIGGCC, encoded by the coding sequence ATGGCGGAATTCAACGTGGTTACGGCACTGGCGGATGCGCTGAGAGAAGGCATAGCGGACAGTCACTCGGATCCGGTCAGAGTCATTGCGCAGCGGTGGAACCTGGCTCGGTCCCTCAACTCGGATGGCTCCTCCCTCCCCGACCGGCTCTTCGCGGATGCGCCGACGCCGCATCATGTGCGCTGGAACGGCCGGGAGGGGTGGACGCACTGCATCCTCGACGCCTTGATGCTCCCGTTCTTCAACGGAGAGCCCGCCGAGGTCGAAACCGTCACGCCCGTGCGGGGAACCCGCATCGAGTTGCGCGTTTCCGATGAGGCTGTCGAGAGCTCGCATCCCGGGGCTCGCGTTGCCGTGAGTGCGGCACCCACGCGTGGCGATGACGTGCGCCGGGCCTGTTGCCCGTTCATCCTGGCGTTCGCCGATCGGCACGAGTATGACGAATGGCACCGCCAACACGGCGACGTGGTCAGCGTGGCCTTGACACTGGAAGAAGCTTGGCGATTGGCAAGGCTGCTGGTGCGCAGCGACGTCGCCATGGAAGAAGGGTGCCAGGACGATGAAGGCAGCGGGCCGCCCGTCATCGGTGGCTGCTGCTGA